From a single Lolium rigidum isolate FL_2022 chromosome 7, APGP_CSIRO_Lrig_0.1, whole genome shotgun sequence genomic region:
- the LOC124679376 gene encoding laccase-14-like → MNRQMCGRAYVLLALVGCCCLLGLPLADAAVVEHTFHVGNLTVNRLGQRQVITAVNGQFPGPKVEARDGDTVVVHVVNYSPYNITIHWHGVLQRLSGWADGPSMVSQCPIRTGGAAYTYRFNITGQEGTLWWHAHVSFLRATVYGALLIRPGPDKPHYPFPTPHGEATLLFGEWWNASVVDVERQAMLTGGAPNNSVALTINGMTGGYELAVRHGKTYLLRLINAALNYQLFFKVAGHAFTVVAADACYTDPYDTDVVVLAPGQTVDALMYANSTPGRYYMAAQVYQSLANATYTAATTALLRYEHHDAAAEAALTLSRTKIVMPIMPAFNDSETAQGFYGSLTGLLPDGKPTVPLHVDTRMLVTYGLGVMPCMPAQTLCNRTRGSVAASMNNVSFQLPTTMSLLEAHARGNVDGVYTRDFPDRPPVVFNFTSASASSNRSVMLTSKGTKVKTLRFNTTVEVVLQNTAILGSENHPLHLHGFNFYVLAQGIGNFHARSPTRSPYNLVNPQQRNTVAVPAGGWAVIRFTADNPGVWVMHCHLDAHLPFGLAMAFEVDDGPTPDTVLPPPPPDYPQC, encoded by the exons ATGAATCGACAAATGTGTGGGCGTGCATATGTTCTTCTCGCCCTTGTCGGATGCTGCTGCCTGCTTGGCCTGCCTCTGGCTGACGCTGCCGTCGTCGAACACACATTCCAC GTGGGAAACCTGACGGTCAATCGGCTGGGACAGCGCCAGGTGATCACGGCGGTCAACGGGCAGTTTCCGGGACCCAAGGTGGAGGCTCGCGACGGCGACACCGTCGTGGTGCACGTCGTGAACTACTCCCCCTACAACATCACCATCCACTGGCATGGCGTCCTGCAGCGCCTCTCCGGCTGGGCCGACGGCCCCAGCATGGTGTCGCAGTGCCCAATCCGCACAGGCGGCGCCGCCTACACCTACCGCTTCAACATCACCGGCCAGGAAGGCACGCTCTGGTGGCACGCCCACGTCTCCTTCCTCCGCGCCACCGTctacggcgccctcctcatccgccCCGGCCCCgacaagccgcactaccccttccCCACGCCGCACGGCGAGGCAACCCTCCTCTTCGGCGAGTGGTGGAACGCCAGCGTCGTCGACGTCGAGAGGCAGGCcatgctcaccggcggcgcgcccAACAACTCCGTCGCGCTTACCATCAACGGCATGACCGGTGGCTACGAGCTGGCTGTGCGGCACGGCAAGACCTACCTGCTCCGCCTCATCAACGCTGCGCTCAATTACCAGCTCTTCTTCAAGGTTGCAGGACACGCCTTCActgtcgtcgccgccgacgcctgCTACACCGACCCCTACGACACGGACGTCGTCGTCCTGGCGCCAGGCCAGACGGTGGACGCTCTGATGTACGCtaactccactccggggcgatacTACATGGCCGCCCAGGTGTACCAGAGCCTAGCCAATGCCACCTACACCGCCGCCACCACGGCGCTCCTCCGGTACGAGCATCACGATGCAGCCGCAGAAGCTGCTCTGACTCTGAGTAGGACTAAGATCGTAATGCCGATCATGCCGGCGTTCAACGACAGCGAGACGGCGCAAGGCTTCTACGGCAGCCTgaccgggctgcttccggacggcaagCCGACGGTGCCCCTGCACGTGGACACGCGGATGCTGGTCACCTACGGTCTGGGCGTTATGCCGTGCATGCCGGCGCAGACGCTGTGCaaccggacgcggggctccgtggcGGCCAGCATGAACAACGTGTCGTTCCAGCTCCCCACGACCATGTCGCTGCTGGAGGCGCACGCGAGGGGCAACGTCGACGGCGTGTACACCCGCGACTTCCCCGACAGGCCGCCGGTGGTGTTCAACTTCACGAGCGCCTCGGCGAGCAGCAACAGGAGCGTGATGCTGACCTCAAAGGGCACCAAGGTGAAGACGCTGCGTTTCaacacgacggtggaggtggtgcTCCAGAACACGGCCATCCTCGGGTCGGAGAACCACCCGCTGCACCTGCACGGCTTCAACTTCTACGTCCTCGCGCAGGGCATCGGCAACTTCCACGCGCGCTCGCCCACGCGCTCCCCCTACAATCTCGTCAACCCGCAGCAGCGCAACACCGTCGCCGTGCCGGCCGGAGGATGGGCGGTCATCCGCTTCACGGCCGACAACCCAGGCGTATGGGTCATGCACTGTCACCTGGACGCTCATTTGCCCTTCGGGCTAGCCATGGCGTTCGAGGTGGACGACGGCCCAACCCCAGACACCGTTCTTCCCCCACCCCCGCCCGATTACCCCCAGTGTTAG
- the LOC124678451 gene encoding uncharacterized protein LOC124678451: protein MDGKKKAAAAANGSSSIVDDLFGPKDGAASPSSAGYFSTVFPNPSPAAGKDASRRAAGAVGSKSSSAGRQQQQTTKHGGSPESPYYGSSSVNYGARDFYPAAESQRQYPAGAAAPPPKNKDDGDASAATRGDWWQGSLYY from the exons ATGGACGGGAAGAAGAAGGCTGCTGCCGCTGCGAACGGGAGCTCTTCCATCGTCGACGACCTCTTCGGCCCCAAGGAcggcgccgcctccccctcctccgccggCTACTTCAGCACCGTCTTCCCAAACCCATCACCT GCGGCTGGAAAAGATGCTTCACGTCGAGCAGCAGGAGCAGTTGGGAGTAAATCATCGTCGGCAGGGCGGCAGCAACAGCAGACGACCAAGCACGGTGGTTCACCGGAGTCGCCTTACTACGGCTCCTCCTCCGTCAACTACGGCGCCCGGGACTTCTATCCGGCTGCTGAATCTCAGAGGCAGTATCCGGCCGGCGCTGCCGCACCGCCGCCCAAGAAcaaggacgacggcgacgcctCGGCAGCCACCCGGGGTGACTGGTGGCAAG GTTCCCTCTACTACTAG